Proteins from one Elgaria multicarinata webbii isolate HBS135686 ecotype San Diego chromosome 3, rElgMul1.1.pri, whole genome shotgun sequence genomic window:
- the LOC134394127 gene encoding intercellular adhesion molecule 5-like → MQSVLAFLLLLASGSNETQEEFIRIWPEKAVVEYGGSVVLNCSSNCEGIGFESSLKQVSAGNGTSWKAFNFTYGNNWDPEILCFAKCTSAITPPRTKITVYRAPERVVLDPVPKMEVGQEYTLTCRVPNVAPIRNLTVILFKGQEKILVKTFENHTAPDAADVNVTHKITAQQNDHNAKITCNADLDLRPEGPRFEKAFGGNESLTTVVFPMDPSLETPHSAETNTKMTVNCNVSGVFPAEEVQFELLFAGERRNFSRRVSGDTVSAQALMSSSLAGEHKLICTVSLGPVTKTVVEIVNVYHLPKPILGINQPNILINQSVIINCSSDGTESPGTKMQIRDAKQTFAIGSPPFLTFPVKTREEDNGREFICRVELMVDGHPVVKETSVNLTVFYGPQMNDSSCPSMLTWKEGSEETFNCSAWGNPQPTVKCQKGSEPYSIGVQQHVSREHRGLYHCIATNAYGADVKNVTINVEFESSPLIILAIILPTLAVIGLVAAVICYKYYRSYKSGEYRISQMQQRRRRQQETIELKRLTGNIQTMNV, encoded by the exons AGACTCAGGAAGAATTCATCAGAATTTGGCCAGAAAAGGCTGTGGTGGAATATGGAGGCTCCGTTGTGTTAAACTGCAGCTCCAACTGTGAGGGAATTGGCTTTGAGAGCAGCTTAAAACAGGTTTCCGCAGGAAATGGGACATCTTGGAAAGCCTTCAATTTCACCTATGGAAATAACTGGGATCCTGAAATATTATGCTTTGCTAAATGTACGAGTGCCATAACACCTCCGCGTACGAAGATCACAGTTTACC GTGCTCCAGAGCGAGTAGTGCTTGACCCAGTGCCCAAAATGGAGGTGGGCCAGGAGTATACCTTGACCTGCCGGGTTCCCAACGTTGCCCCCATCCGGAACCTCACCGTGATCCTCTTCAAAGGGCAGGAAAAAATTCTAGTGAAGACGTTTGAGAATCACACTGCACCTGACGCTGCAGACGTTAATGTGACCCACAAAATAACTGCTCAGCAGAATGACCATAACGCAAAAATCACCTGCAACGCAGATCTGGACCTGAGACCTGAAGGGCCACGCTTTGAAAAGGCATTTGGTGGCAATGAATCACTAACAACTGTTG TTTTTCCAATGGATCCTAGTCTTGAAACCCCACACTCCGCTGAGACTAATACAAAGATGACCGTGAACTGTAATGTTTCTGGAGTTTTTCCAGCTGAAGAGGTCCAGTTTGAACTCTTGTTTGCAGGGGAGAGAAGGAACTTCAGCAGAAGAGTGTCGGGGGACACAGTGAGTGCCCAGGCTCTGATGTCCTCTTCATTAGCAGGAGAACATAAGTTGATCTGCACAGTCTCTCTGGGGCCAGTGACCAAAACTGTAGTGGAGATAGTGAATGTGTACC ATTTGCCCAAACCCATCCTGGGCATTAACCAGCCAAATATCCTCATCAACCAAAGTGTGATCATTAATTGCAGTTCTGATGGCACTGAGTCCCCTGGTACTAAAATGCAGATCAGAGATGCCAAGCAAACCTTTGCAATCGGAAGCCCTCCTTTCCTGACGTTTCCGGTGAAAACACGGGAAGAGGACAATGGGAGGGAATTCATATGCCGAGTAGAGTTGATGGTTGATGGCCACCCAGTTGTAAAAGAGACATCTGTAAACCTCACTGTCTTCT ATGGGCCTCAGATGAACGATTCTAGCTGCCCTAGTATGTTGACCTGGAAGGAGGGCAGTGAAGAGACTTTTAACTGTTCAGCCTGGGGGAACCCACAGCCCACTGTTAAATGCCAGAAAGGCAGCGAGCCTTACAGCATTGGAGTACAACAGCATGTCAGCAGAGAACACAGGGGCCTCTATCATTGCATTGCCACCAATGCATATGGCGCTGACGTTAAAAATGTGACCATAAATGTTGAATTTGAAT CTTCCCCGCTCATCATCCTTGCAATCATCCTACCAACTCTTGCGGTTATTGGTCTTGTGGCTGCAGTGATCTGTTATAAGTATTACAGAAGCTATAAAAGTGGGGAATACCGCATAAGTCAgatgcagcagcggcggcggcggcagcaagaaACCATCGAGCTAAAGCGCCTGACTGGCAATATACAGACCATGAATGTCTAA